The Coffea arabica cultivar ET-39 chromosome 9c, Coffea Arabica ET-39 HiFi, whole genome shotgun sequence nucleotide sequence GGGGGCGAAGGCGACACAAGCTACGCAAAGAATTCATCCTACCAAGTCAGTctgtctctctatctctctcttaACGCATACAAACACACACACGCAGAGTAATACTAACTCATGCTATGACACGTTAATCTCTATAACAgtatatcttttttttcttgaacgATGCATGCGAGAATTGTTGCCGGCCAACTTACCCAACATCAACAAGTGCATTAAAGTTGCGGATTTGGGTTGCTCTTCTGGACCAAACACACTTTTAACAGCTTGGAACATCATACAAAGTATCGACAAAGTTGGCCAGGAAAAGAAGAATGCATTAGAACCTCCCACCATTCAGATTTTTCTGAATGATCTTTTCCAAAATGATTTCAATTCGGTTTTCAAGTCGCTGCCAAGCTTCTACCGCAAACTTGAGAAAGAAAACGGACGCAAAATAGGATCGTGCCAGATAGCCGCAATGCCTGGCTCTTTCTACGGCAGACTCTTCCCCGAGGAGTCCATGCATTTTTTACACTCTTCTTACGGTCTTCACTGGTTATCTCAGGTCTTTGAATTAATCCCTtttatccttttcctttttcttgtagCAAAAATCGttcatgattttcattcaaTCTCAAGGTATCCACAAGAATCCAAGAAAGAGATTTCTTAAGAAACCAACaacattttttatttaaaaaattggcGGCTCATGATTTATATTCCCACATGCAATGCTAACAAAATGCTCCAACAATATAAGTTACCAGCTTTAGACGTGCAGGTTCCCAGTGGTTTGGTGACTGAATCGGGGATCAGTGTGAATAAAGGGAGCATTTACTCTTCCAAAGCAAGTTGTCCGCCCGCCCAAAAGGCATATTTGGATCAATTTATGAAAGATTTTACCACATTTCTAAGGATGCATTCGGAAGAGTTGGTTTCACATGGCCGAATACTCCTTACTTTCATGTGTGAAGGAGATGAATTCGACGGCCCGAATATCTTTGACTTACTTGACATGGCATTAATGGACTTGGTCGTCGAGGTCTTAATCTCTCTATCTCTTTCATGATTATGAGATGCTTCACTAAGGAGTGgcaattttttttggggtttgtgttggggggggggggggctccTCCCACCTCGCCCGGTCCCATATCCCCTCCCCATGGGTGTCCTCCCTGTTggctaattatattttttattgaCATTATTTGTCTACATATAGAATATCAATAAGAACCTTATAAATCACTATTTACACATATAAATCAATatgtaaaaaatttaattaaattgaAGATAGCCATATcattattttatcatataaattatgatttttttgtTCTTAAATTATAATACACGTGCACATGCGCACACACATATATAAATaattgatatgtaattattatgTGTATGTGTATACACGTGTGAAACTATatacaaatatttattttttaaactttattttaGTAGTAGGGGATGGGGTGGCAGATAGGTAGGGGGTATCCTTCCCGTCCCCTACCTCGTTTAAAGCGGGAGGAGAAAAATGTCCTCCACCTTGCCCCACCTTATTACCCACTTCCCCACCCTATTACATCTGTTCTCATTGCCATCTCTAGATACTTGTTATCACACAACTTCAATACATTTAAGATAATTCTTTCCTTGAGTTTCGTCTGGCCTCCACCAAATCAATTTGTTGAAAGTTAGAAATATAGTGGGATTTAATTTGTCaggtattttttttccctttttagtaaaaaaaagtattggaaaggaagaaatcgttcattatttaattttttggcaACTTTTCTATATGAAGTATGAACTAAAAGCAcaagtaataataatatattcattttgaaattaaggaaaaaaactGTACCTTTTTTGTCCTAGAGTTGAGGTTTTAGCAAATTGGCTGATTTCCAAGTCTCGTGCTTTGAAtaatttgaattgaattgatGATTGGCATATCTGCAGGGACATCTggaggaagaaaaattggatagtctcaatcttccaaactatACACCTTCAGTAGAAGAAATAAGGTACATAGTTGAGGAGGAAggttcttttgaaattttgtacCTGGAGACTTTTAAGCTCCGTCATGATGCTGGCTTCTCCATTGATGATGATTACCAGTTACGATCCCATTCCCAAGTATACTGCGATGAACATGTTAGAGCAGCGTATGTGGCATCATTCATTAGAGCAGTTTACGAACCCATCCTCGCAAATTATTTTGGAGAAGCTGTCATACCTCACATATTCCATAGGTTTGCGAAGAATGCAGCAAAGCTTCTCCGCATGGGCAAAGGCTTCTTTAATAATCTTATCATTTCTCTTGCCAAAAAACCAGAGAAACCGGACATGTAAATGTTTGTTTTTAGATATGTAGTACCAAGCTGATATCATGTGTATGGGAAGACTTTTATTTGGCATAAGCGACCGAGGATTTGATTACATATGTACGATGGCTTCCCTTCCATTCAAGTGTGGCAGTTAG carries:
- the LOC113708192 gene encoding probable caffeine synthase MTL3, coding for MRELLPANLPNINKCIKVADLGCSSGPNTLLTAWNIIQSIDKVGQEKKNALEPPTIQIFLNDLFQNDFNSVFKSLPSFYRKLEKENGRKIGSCQIAAMPGSFYGRLFPEESMHFLHSSYGLHWLSQVPSGLVTESGISVNKGSIYSSKASCPPAQKAYLDQFMKDFTTFLRMHSEELVSHGRILLTFMCEGDEFDGPNIFDLLDMALMDLVVEGHLEEEKLDSLNLPNYTPSVEEIRYIVEEEGSFEILYLETFKLRHDAGFSIDDDYQLRSHSQVYCDEHVRAAYVASFIRAVYEPILANYFGEAVIPHIFHRFAKNAAKLLRMGKGFFNNLIISLAKKPEKPDM